From Impatiens glandulifera chromosome 7, dImpGla2.1, whole genome shotgun sequence:
TATTGTCCACTTTCCCTTCCAATGTTATAGTTTCTTGTTATGTGAGCCTTTACAGTTTACGTATTAAGCACATATTGCACTCTCCTGCCAAATTCTAAGTGCTGCACCTCTAAAATATGATTTGCTCAATTTTGCCCTAACACACGCACAAACCCACCCACTCAAAAAAAAAGTAGGGAAGGAACATACAAATAAACACATGTTAGTACTTCTCCGGGGATGCTTGATTATTAAATGAAATCCCCActtttttgtttgatcatgtcTGGCATCAGTTTCTATTCAGGTCCTTCTATTGCATAATTTCCTCCAAGACCATGTGTAACTTCATGTTATTAACCCACTCAGGGTAACTCAATTGGTAAAAGTCTTGAATTTAAGAGGTTAAGATCTCAAGTTCAATTTTCACTGGAACCACCTTGATTTGAAGTGGGGTTACGGCGGTGGGATGCTTTGTTGACTCCTCCTCTGTTATTAGTAGATCcttgtttagattttttttcttttttgctGAAGCTTTGTGTGTTATTCCTTAATGGTACTTTTGGTTGATTTGTTTTAGGAGTTCACATAGGCTTACCTCACTCAGGCAACTTTCTAACAATTTTGCCCAGTTTAACAACTTGCAAAGTCCACTGCGCTCGAAAAAGCCATTGACTAGAAAAGTGAGTGTATGCTTATGCTTTGCTATTAATTTTGTATACGATTGTAGTCTACTATATGAATGGATTTGCTGATATAGGAAACTATGACAGGATGCGGCTAACATAAATGAATGGAGGTTTAAGAGGTTGAAAGAATTCAAGGAACAAAATATCGAGTTGGAGAATAAAGCTTTTGACCGGTACATGCATAATGTATGTTTACTGGAGGAGGTTTTTTCTGTAAACTCCAAATTACAGTCTCCTCCGAGTCAGGATAGCACTGCCCCACTTTCAAGCCCTACACCTGCTTCTGAAGATAACAAAGAAATATCTAATAGTGAACTTGTACTGAAGCTAAGATCAGACACAGTCAGAACagagaatttcaaaaggagACTCAGAGACATAGTGGACGATGGTTTAAGAAAGCTTAAGAATGTTGAATCAGATAAAACTGGCAAAAATTCAGATGAACCTGTCAAAAACTCAAAGGAGAAATCTTTGTGGGGTGAGAGGTCTACGTCTTTCAACGACCTTCTAGATAAGTTGAGTAAGGCTCGTAACAATGAAGATTTGAAATCTTGCTTGGAGCTGAAACGCGAGCTCTTCAATGATAAAGCTAAATCAGCTCAATCCGAAGCAGAAGGTGAAGAGATACCGGAACCAGAAAATGAGCCATCCTCACCAGGTCTACAGGCCACCTATAATCCTCCTAAATGGTTTTGCAAAAGTAATATAGATCAAGATGATGTCAATAGCCTCGACTTGCAATTTCCTTCTCTCGAATCTATTGGAAATTGATGATCCAAACATTAAAGGCCAAAATTGTTAGCAATGTCATTATTATGGGATGGTTATGAACTGAAATTGAAAGCCCAAGAGGGTCTGTACTCTTCTGTATCATTAGTGTTCAAAAATTAGTTGCTGATGATTTACATACAATGGGGGCAAACAGTTTTACCCAATTTCCTAACCGCCCATTGATCCATAATTGTGTGTAATATGCCAAAGGTATTAACTAAATTCAAATCATATGGTTTAGTTTCTTTTTGtgaatgctttttttttttttaatttgcaattatttttcaacatttatCATAGGAGTAAAAAACAGTAGTAACTCATTTAAAGTATAGTAGATCTCAAATAGGACAACCTCTTTTGCTAGAAAAGTGGGTCTCAGTGGCTGCAAAGGGACAAATCAAAGCTGAGACAATGGCATGTGTAATTTTGTGCCTGATACTTTACTTAATATTGCAGTGGTCCATTACGAATATCTAGCTTGATTTAAGAAATTGTTAGTTAAGTTTTGACTTTTCCTATGCAATATTTCCGTCTTTTTGCATTATCTGATTTTGCTAAGAAATCAAGCAAGATGAGGTCTGTCAATTCTTTATAGTTTTTACTTTTTAGAAAGCACTAATAACTTGTATTCCAGTATTTGTGTAAACCAATACAATATGGCCCAATTTGAAAATACATAATAGAAAAACGTTTCTAGGTatagaaacaaacaaataaaattttgaatctgtCAGTGGGTAAATTTAGTTTACAAATGtttattttgagacatgttgTGATACAGAAACAATGAGTGTTTCCAAATGTGACAATGTCTTGGCATGATTTGTTTGTATGGTCTATTTAATTGGGAAATGTCAGAGCAATGTTAGCCAGTGATTTAGAGATGGAGTCATATCATATATTGTTTAATGTGTGcatatataatgagattgtgCAGAATATGAACAACAAAGTCCAAGAAATTGAAAACCACAATCATGGTGGTTTGCTCACATGTGAAACCAGAGATGggcacaataataataataatattaataatgtgtGACAGCCCAAAAGTCAGAAGGCATGGTTTTGCATCATTTCAAGCCCCTCTCTCTTTCACTCATCTCAGAGTCATTTTAGTAGTGGTGACCACATTTATTAACAAAGAGAATCCTCTCTCTGGTAATGGCACATCCCATTTGAcccagaaaaaaaaattgtaattaattcCTCTCTTTCTGTTTAAGTTAGTCTCCTCTACAGTTCCTTTAAAGACCCATTAGAGTTTTCTTATGTGGGTTTCTCTTTCCTTGCTGTCTCTTTCTTTCTACTAAGTGGGAGATCTCTTTGAGGAAATTGCTCCCTGGAAACAGGGTCTTGCTAGCCAATTTCTATGGCTTAGTGCATTTCACtaaccaaaataaattatttttttatacatatatatatattgcaagTACTTTGAGCTGTTATCAATGCCATTATTATCACAGCCAGCCATCTCATTATGATTCCCTTCTTAGCCAACTTCTACTTCACTAAGTCTAAATTATAGGCCCactataattaatgaaaaacaaGAAAGGGATTAAACccataaatcatgaataattgCAATTGTATGACAGGGTGGAGCCCTTTGTTCAAATCTAAATCTTTCCCTCTGAATATAAGGGATTTTCCCTTCAATCTTCCGGAATTTCTTTTCACATTTAAATGCATAAATTGTATCACCTAAAGACTTTAGAGTATTTGCCTTGACTAAAAGACATATTCCACTGCACCTACTTAGAAATGGCTAGCTTATATTACAAAGATCTTTCAAAAGGTTGATTATATATGATGCCAATTAACATGCTTGACATATAAGTTCATCTGACTTGGATTTTTCATCTGTTTTATACCTTTAAGTACATTAGAAGTTGACCTAACAATGTTGATCTAAAGAGAAGacctaatattttattttttcttggtGGGTTTCATATGTTTGGTAACATGAACATTAAACCTCCCCAAAAACAAGGATTTCCATTTACCCATTTCTTATCTCTCCCTAATGAAGAAAATTGATGCCTATTAGTCCTATTTACTTCATCCCTTTGAGTTTGATTTCCATACAATTTACTCAATTTGGTTACAAATTCTGCTCTTTGATCAACATACTTTTGTCCTTACTTGTACTATATGTCCTATTAAAACCTAATTCACTATCTTGTACGTTAATATGATCATAAGTTGtcaatataaattagaatttgattataatttgaCAAAACCCAACTAGTTTTGCACACCTAAATTTGGTTGGCATGATTTTGTCTTTGCAAGCAAGAGAAAGCAGTTTGCAAGCACCATCTAACTAGTTAGCTATAGCTCTCACCTTCTTACTATTCAAGGAAACTGTTTTGACAATAAATAAAGGCATCAAACACAGACCCAACTAACAAGCTTCAATCTTATCATGAACTGCCAAAGATTATTAATAAGATATGggttttcttgtttttttttctttcaaaatgtGTCATTTTATGATAATTGCAGTATATATTTAGCTTTCAAACAATTTAAGTGTACTAGGATTTGTACTGGTATTTTGGTTGTATTTTTCATGTGAGTTGTTGCACATGTAGAGCACATGATATGCTTTGATCTCATTAATATTCCCCCATcttttaatcttcttttttcttttcttttctttttttaaaattattttcataaagaTGATATATATTAGTTGTGCATATAACTTTAGGAAAGTTTTTTGGCCCCTTTTAGAAACAGTTTTTCTGTTTATATCATATGAAATTgcatttataaacataatttgagtagacatatattcataaatttatgtTCTGAATTCTAATTTACAAATCTAAATTcaaaaagtattttcaaatagACCCAATTATATGGAGAAGAGGGTGGTCATGCAAACACATGAGAAGCAGACCAAGATCCAATAATTTCTCCCAaattattatatagtttatttcTGTGGGATTTATAGTGTCCTAGGCTGAAAAGAAGGGACCTTGAACCCCCCTTTCTCTCATTTGTCAAATCCCTTCAATAGGGTATGCATGCCATGTCAATTACAAGAgttattttttctctattttctttcattatttttagTCCTTGGGTCATGTTTCTTTGTCCAACAACTAATTTATGAATATTGATATATGATGAGAGTTCATTTAGTCAATTTGAAAGGGTCAAAAATTGTGTAAAAAGATGTGAGTATGTTCTAGGTTCGATTTTTACTAGGACGCTATAAAACATTAGTTTCGATAACCAATACAcgggttaaattaaaaaacaaaacaataataattaaaaattgaaaattcgGCCAATTAGGGACCTACACATGATAGACCCGATCCAAAATATCTAGGGACCCGTCAACCTTATCTGGATCATCAATGGCCGATGCAACTCAGGAGAGGCAagaaacttaaataattaaatacactaaaatgactcaaattcaaaattgttgatatttaaaaaaaaatgatatttttaatttcgtTTTGGTATGATATATGATCACTAATTTTCTCTTTGGGGCAAATTGTTCAACTTTTTGACAATCAGATGATGTAATTTGCTCCTTAAGCTTTCCAAAATTGATTAGATTATTTGTCATTTTGCATTGaagttacaattttttattcattatcctttatacatttaatatttatatatgcaaTATCAATATATAAGATTTGTAAGATTCTGATATACACTATATAGAGCCTCTTGATTAAGTGGTAAAGATTCtgatttaattttgaaataatttgtttctttcaaaacaaaacaaaacaaaagttgTAAAGATTcctgctatatatatatatacttttattccTTTCTccttcatataataatatatatttgaaatgttatggtaattaaataaagttttaaccAATTTACTTTTATATGGGCTTCTTTTTTTGTTTAGTTAGTGGGTAGTTGGCCATCTTCTCAGACTACTAAAACCCTAGCTGCTATTATCATGGGAGAGCTTTTATCCTCTGTCTGTGTGTGTACTATTAATCTCAATGGAATTTTTTGATCATATAATTGGTTGTAAAAGGAATATATGCTTATACATTATTGATGCTTTGGGGACAAGAACAATATATATTGCTCTTTCTTTTTCATCCCTCCCTAGGAGATAAATAATacacttctttttcttttcagaaaatacatacatatatccatcatcattcattcatttcttttaattctaatattttaagttcataattttaattctagAAGCCTTCTTCCTCCGCTCACCCGATCTAGATTTAATATCCATCTTTCGGCATTGTATTCTTCATGGACTCGCTCAAGCTTCGGTGGTTCTGCTTGATGGTGTCATTATCGTgacaaaataatcatttttttttgtgaagaaatatacatttttcttaaataagttGATATGATAAGTCACTATAGTAAATTAGggagtttatattaaaaacttgAATTGAGAGGTAAATGAGTTAAAATGTTCGATCTTCTTTTGTACAGTTCGAATTGGATCGGACGTGGAAAAGAGTATATAATTTAATCTTTGATTTATTCCTCCTGACAACTAGTGATCATAACATACGTGTTATCTTGTAACACcgaatttctttttctttcatctAGATAATTAATCCTCAAATACACCACCTAACATCGATAACTTCAAATCTCTTTCCTTCCTCTAGATAGACTAGATTCAAAGCATTACACCATCCCTTGAAAAACTCTCTTAAGTCATGATCTGAGTAGGGAAAGATTCAAAACACACCATGTTAATTTCTCAATAGAGAACTATACCAATTTCTTTCCAAAATTGATCACATGTAGTTATTTTCTCTGATTTGGAAATGACATCCCCATATCTTTACTATTTATTTGAAACCTAgtcaagatatatatatatacatgtttgttaGTCATAATAAGATGGGGGGCCTGTATGCATAATGCATATAGttggtaaaatataataaggtttttgatatcataattgacaaaattttaaagtatattttcaaaaaatggtGTCTCATTGAGTGTGGATGGGAAAGAGAGTATTAGTGTTGAAGAAAGTAAGACCAGCCAGCAGCTTGTTAAATTGACCAACCACAAATTAATGGTGGAAACTTACAAGTAATTACAAAACATATATGTTTGAGAAAGCAAAGTGGTACCAAATGTAATTCTTTTTCAACTACTAGaactgtttttatttttattttttctcaactAGCTTTGTAATGTATGTAAACGATTTTAAAACTTTCGCGTGAATCCAACATATACAACATTTAGCCGACTAAATATAACATATCCAATATGTAGATGACATAAACGATGATGGTAAAGAAGTTATCTGATAAGTCCAAATTAAGAACTTGgaagataattttaaaagttaaggGTCTATGTGTCATTTGAATACAATTTCAAGGACATGTCTGATATTATTTCCTTAATCTTTTGATCAGACAAAGGAAACAAATTCTTTTTCCTATGATTTTACTAGATAGATAGATATGACCCACAAAAGTAAAAAGCATTTTAATTACTAGGCTTAATTCGTGGCATCtgcctaattaattaatgaaatcaaacctaattaatcttataatatatatatagttatttaataTGAATAGATTTGTCATAGGTTTGTGATCTACTTAAGAAGAAAATTGGTTTATAATAGCTAGGTTATCCCTCTATGGCCCATTCAAACAGTACTATGTTTGTCTGCCTATATATGACTGGTCAATTAGGATTGTTCATCAAAGTTGACCATAATTTGATTTCGATATCCTTTCAAATTTGagttaatttttttgtaatattaatataaaagatatcATTCATGTGTTCTATCAGGTCCTTCTTGGCTTAATTTGTTTGGATGCTTATATCTCTTTCATAAAGGttattaatcaatcaatcaaaatcaAGGGTCAATAGGCAAAATAGGAATTTTCActttttataacataaaaacaaacaatttaattaaagaagCTTATCACTTCATGACTAATCTAAACCCATATTAGgaatcaaacttttttttttcaaccagATTAAAGGAAAAGTCATGTTTTGAAAAGGAATCCAAATATGATCTTACTTTAAAACCTAATAGTCTTCTCTTATTTTACCTTAACTTAGAGTTATCGTAATCAGAAACAAATTCGGGTATacttaaattaatcataattttagttaaaattcaCCGAGAGGACAGTGTAAGTGTTAATAaatcttatattataatttataagatcTCAAGTTCAATTCTCACTAAGATCTCGGATTAAAAATAGGTCAAGTGGAATTAGGGCCTAAACTTTTAGGACTTCCTCTTTGTGGCTTGAACTTTAAAAATGTATAAGGAATGCCCGAAATCATAATGTTTGATTGAGTTTCAAATCCAAAAAATATGACTGTAACAATCTTGATGGATAAATAAGATTTGTGACATCTTATTTCTTTGATGATTATTAACTACGactgataaaaatattattaagatgtttttgttttttattgcaGGCAACTTTGAAATATAGTATGATTGATAAAATACagtaagtaaaataaatatgtccACATATCATAAATGAATACATACATGATACATGCATGCACgaattaatcaataaataaataaatgaattcaaaGTTCTAGTATAGGTTCATTCTCATAATCTAATTCTAGTTCTAAGGGGATCGATTGATGATAATAAAGTtacaaaaaaatagaattagATTTTCCTATCCGAAAATGACCCAAACCAAACCTGTCCTACTCtattattcatttcatttaaaataaataaataaaataattatataatacattaatCACGCATGATCCATGTCACAGCATCTCACCCAGGAAtcatgaaataaataatatattaatacacaCAATTTATAAGTTCATTTTGTGTGTATAGAACCATGCATGCTTTGTGGATTCATGACTTGCCAAACAGACCTTAAATACCCGttagagaaattgagaaataaGACAATggttaataattatattgatgTAACGAGATAAGAGAAACGGGTGGAATCGAACAACAATAATTTGATATCGACGTGTTTTATGACAAAACAAAGTTAGAATCGGGTGCATTGGCAAAGTTTGAAATTaaggaaaattaatattaatatattctctTAGACTCATTTAATTCATTCACcctcttttccttttcaaatagaGCTGGTCCCTTTGATTGAAAAAGAGAGGTTCAGTGGCGCAAACAGTaacgttgttgttgttgttgtaattaattgttataatcttattatatatattcaattcacATTATAATTGGAACTTTGTTTTATCTTACTTTCATAttgattttaactaaaataagttattaataacATCGGGGGAcggttgatttatttatttttgtaagaagACCTCGGGGAAaggtatatattaaaatttgaagaaaaaaacaagaaatggaaaatattgcaatatttagTTTGACGAcaattaattagaaattggTTAAATGCATATGGGATGGTGGTGTGACAGTGATGGGATAATTGGCATGAACTTTgttctattcatttttttttaattaattaaataaatttatttatttatttattttaaatcttttacgGTAGGCCTCGGTGATGGTGCTGCTGCACTTCAGTGATTCTCTGTGGCAGCTTCTGAAATAAAACCGGTCTGATTAGGGACCACTCTCCATTGATTCTCttttatttccttcttttttatttttattttagggtttttattcattttctgtTTGTATCTAAccttttgtaattaattttgattaaaaatatgaatgatCAATCAAGagattaattgaaatatttgtgTTCTTTGtctttaacttaaaataatcattattagaCTAGTGAGCATATGTCACATTAAAATTGACCCAGTAATTGCATTTAAGgaattaaccaaaaaaattttaaataatgatacCATTAATGCTAGAACAAGTCTATGGCAAGGCAGGTGTTATCATATTATAGTATGTATTATAAGAAAGTGGAATccaaagtatatatatatatatatatatataactcgaATTCAATAGATGATGTCCGAGATTTTGGATTGTTATTGTGAAGTTTGGACTGTTATGTCCCAAACATATTTGGGTTAATATTTCGATTATTTTCTAATGAActatctaattaaataaaaattgataaatctTTAATGTTTCTAGTTCTCcgatttgtataatttataatgttattattattacgttttttttatattcgttCGGAAAAAGAATAGGAATAGGTCGGTGAGTTATTCATTCTTTTTAAGGATTTATGAGTTCGATAATACGTTAGTTAACGTGTttgtattcttttttatatgtatttttattattgttaaaactaTTCTTAtagattttaatataaattgatcatttaaaaaaaatactaaaataaatctCTCAAATCTTGCCACAAgaactaatataaataaattaaataataagtcCCCAAACATTTTGGGTATTTTTGAGATAggtccataataataatttatttaaatctgacCCTTCAACTTGAATTTGAATCGGTCAATTTTTGCTTTGAGAATTCAGTCGGCAGCGTAAagatttgagtaaaataaaaatcttcaataaagtttgaaaaatgggttaaaaccttataattagatgattaataatttaattaagggTGGAGTCGCCCGCCCGTAACACATGTTAAGCAATAATATTCTAGTACAATTATACACGTGTGTACTCCATTATATATGTTTCATCATAATTTTTCCATCTTCATTCATAAGACTTATACTTATCATAATGTctccttttattttatatataaaggaACTCTACCATCATTGTTTTGATCAGCAGATTAAAAAATAACCACCCTCAATTTTAATACTCAAAATCaccattttttcaataattttaaaggaGTACGAACTCGCTCATCTTAAAAAATCACGATTTTTTTTAGTCCGAAGATTGTTTTGTCTTGTGACATTAATTTATgggtatttatttttttggtaggATGAAAAGTGGGTGGCAAGTAATAGTACAAAATGTGATGAATTAGATGAACCAAATTAAATCAGGCCCCGGGACGGTGTGTTTGAGTGTGACACAATAAATGAATGAAATTGAGATTtggatttgaatttgaatatgaataaaatataagtttaattaattaattaattaataatgtttgggGTTACTTAAAAGGGGTAAAATGATTCTTTCATTGTCAGCAAAGTAGAAAAACCCTCTCAACCACCCAATCTCGATCTCATGCACCCACCACCTGCTATCtgcttctttctttctttcgtttCTTGTgacaaacattattattattatttatttcacaatcgaggacaaaaattaaataaatatatatatatcaaaactgattttcaatttatatgcAATATtgccttcttcttcatcatcatgaaTTATTAACACCACCACCCACCACACCTTTCTGCTGACactatcataaattatttatcataatttctaatattattgcatcctcttctctctctctagtCTCTATGTATTTTGCAAcaataaattcatattattattattatgggtttaaattttaaaaaaatcaactttataATACAATTTCAAATGGGTTTTTTCTTAattggaaaataatataattttaataaaaaaaatgatcatcTTTTGGTATTAATCCCATATAGCCAGACAGTTTGAGAGGtaattaatgaaatggttttactccttaataaaatattatatttatatatgcaaCTACTTACATGCATGCATTGAAGAAAGTGAATGATATAATTACTCTAAATTAAGTTTGAATCATCTAGAAAGAAGAGAAATATTTCTTCATATtgactttcaaaattaatacataatttgattgaatgattaatgtcaTGCATGCCAACCTTATTTGACATTAATATGCATGTGAGCTACCTAGGGTTTTATATATCTTGTTTATGATTTGAAttaatcatttcattttttcttataaatagtTTGGGTGTCATGAGTTTTTAACGCTCTAcactaaattaattaggttccgaatttgaattattaatctCTTCTAATATGAAGTTTGATCATGTAAGGtactatttatatatgttaatataaaaaatcattataattaattattttaaatatatatatacttggaTTCTGGAGTCATGGAAAGTCTAAATATTTGGCACCAAAAGCTAAAGGCGTGGAATGATAATGGAGTTGAAATTCCCacaatgtatataaattataatggtTATAATGtcactttatttaattaattaaattaattttctctttctttctttcttgttttCATCTTTTTGCATGAAAAGGAGAAGGCCCAAAAGGATGAAGACAAGCATATGTAGAGGATCGAGGAGGAGAAAGAGAGAAGTTGAAGGTGGTGGTATCACATGATTCAAATGTCCATATTTATGATTCCTTTACAATCATAATGAGATTTCacatttatttgtattttcttttatatctttttctttataaaaataatttaatgtcaaAAATCGTGTCTAACTAATTAATGTTATCAAGTTTCGATTCTCAATTAAATGAATGTTGAATTGTCGCtttcttaaaaagaaaacaaaaaataaataaatcatcaaACAACAAATGAAAATGCTTTTTCTCTTCTTATATTTACTGTCATATGTATTTGTCTTTATTTAAACACTAGCTTCTAACTTTTGTATTTTCCCTTTAactgaaaattaatttaataaaataaacttgacAATGTAATTTGAATAACGGTAACATT
This genomic window contains:
- the LOC124946077 gene encoding uncharacterized protein LOC124946077 is translated as MAAASPALSNNSPVANSPNVASAASAAAIIPTTTNSSRNLRGLNKPKCIQCGNVARSRCPYQSCKSCCAKAQNPCHIHVLKNSSTFPDKAPAADSATFDQKLTEASPSGSSHRLTSLRQLSNNFAQFNNLQSPLRSKKPLTRKDAANINEWRFKRLKEFKEQNIELENKAFDRYMHNVCLLEEVFSVNSKLQSPPSQDSTAPLSSPTPASEDNKEISNSELVLKLRSDTVRTENFKRRLRDIVDDGLRKLKNVESDKTGKNSDEPVKNSKEKSLWGERSTSFNDLLDKLSKARNNEDLKSCLELKRELFNDKAKSAQSEAEGEEIPEPENEPSSPGLQATYNPPKWFCKSNIDQDDVNSLDLQFPSLESIGN